From a single Nymphaea colorata isolate Beijing-Zhang1983 chromosome 4, ASM883128v2, whole genome shotgun sequence genomic region:
- the LOC116252897 gene encoding glycerol-3-phosphate dehydrogenase SDP6, mitochondrial: MAASRVRPVAATIAAAAAATAGVVALQRGERGLVENERGERGSALESVRRRIQATDGVVPSRQVQEASLMGSSRINPLDVLVIGGGATGCGVALDAASRGLRVGLVERDDFSSGTSSRSTKLIHGGVRYLEKAVFNLDYGQLRLVFHALEERKQVIQNAPHLCHPLPCMTPCFSWFDAVYYWLGLKLYDLVAGPRMLHLSRYYSANESVELFPTLARKGPSGNLKGTVVYYDGQMNDSRLNVGLACTAALAGASVLNHAEAISFHKDEVSERITGARIRNNLTGKEFDVYAKVIVNAAGPFCDSVRRMADKDAEPIICPSSGVHIILPDYYSPEGMGLIVPKTKDGRVVFMLPWLGRTLAGTTDSNTTITMLPEPHEDEIQFILDAISDYLNVKVRRLDILSAWSGIRPLAIDPSAKSTESISRDHVVREDYPGLITITGGKWTTYRGMAEDSVNLAIKSGKLNPSNSCVTQNLQILGGDGYDPASFTILAQQYTRMKKSSSGKIVPGAIDSAVAKHLSHAYGTMAERVAIIAQNENLGKRLAHGYPFLEAEVAYCARNEYCESAVDFIARRSRLAFLDTDAAGRALPRVVEILADEHNWDKTRRKQELQNARAFLETFKSSKNAQFRDGKHTGY, from the exons ATGGCTGCGTCGAGGGTGAGGCCCGTCGCCGCGACGAtcgcagcggcggcggcggcaactGCTGGCGTGGTGGCTCTGCAGCGTGGtgagagggggttggtggaaAATGAGCGTGGGGAGAGAGGGAGCGCCCTGGAGAGCGTCAGGAGGCGGATTCAGGCCACGGATGGGGTCGTCCCCAGCAGGCAGGTACAGGAAGCGTCGCTTATGGGCAGCAGCAGGATCAATCCGTTGGACGTCCTCGTGATCGGTGGCGGCGCCACCGGTTGCGGCGTCGCCCTCGACGCAGCCTCAAGGGGACTCCGCGTGGGGCTAGTTGAGAGGGATGATTTCTCGTCTGGGACCTCTTCCAGGTCGACCAAATTGATCCATGGAG GTGTGCGTTATTTGGAGAAAGCTGTATTTAATCTTGATTATGGGCAACTTAGGCTGGTTTTCCATGCTCTTGAAGAGCGTAAGCAAGTTATCCAGAATGCACCACATCTATGCCATCCTTTGCCATGCATGACTCCTTGTTTTAGCTGGTTTGATGCAGTATACTATTGGTTGGGTTTGAAACTATACGATTTGGTTGCTGGTCCCAGAATGCTTCATCTATCTCGCTATTACTCAGCCAATGAGTCAGTAGAACTGTTTCCTACACTTGCAAGGAAAGGTCCCAGTGGAAATCTGAAAGGAACAGTTGTATATTATGATGGGCAGATGAATGACTCGAGACTTAATGTTGGATTAGCTTGTACTGCTGCATTGGCTGGTGCTTCTGTTCTTAACCATGCAGAGGCAATTTCCTTTCATAAGGACGAGGTCTCTGAGCGAATAACTGGTGCTCGCATCCGCAACAACCTAACAG GTAAAGAGTTTGATGTGTATGCTAAAGTCATTGTAAATGCTGCGGGTCCATTTTGTGATTCTGTTAGGAGAATGGCTGATAAAGATGCAGAACCAATTATATGCCCTAGCAGTGGAGTGCATATAATTCTCCCAGATTATTATTCTCCTGAAGGAATGGGCCTAATTGTTCCGAAAACTAAAGACGGTCGCGTGGTTTTTATGCTTCCTTGGTTGGGAAGGACACTTGCAGGAACAACTGACTCCAATACTACAATAACTATGCTTCCAGAACCACATGAAGATGAAATACAATTTATTCTGGATGCCATCAGTGATTACCTTAATGTGAAG GTGCGAAGACTAGATATTCTTTCTGCTTGGAGTGGTATTCGTCCACTAGCCATTGATCCATCAGCCAAAAGCACTGAGAGCATTTCTAGGGATCATGTTGTGCGTGAAGATTACCCTGGTTTGATCACTATTACTGGAGGAAAATGGACAACATACCGTGG catGGCAGAGGATTCAGTTAATTTAGCTATAAAATCTGGAAAATTGAATCCATCAAACTCCTGTGTGACTCAAAATCTTCAAATACTTGGTGGAGATGGCTATGATCCTGCATCATTTACCATACTTGCTCAACAGTATACACGCATGAAGAAGTCATCCTCTGGAAAAATTGTGCCAGGGGCTATTGACAGTGCCGTAGCTAAGCATTTGTCACATGCATATGGCACAATGGCAGAGAGAGTAGCCATTATAGCACAG aatgaaaatcttggcaaaCGGCTTGCTCATGGATACCCGTTTCTGGAGGCTGAGGTGGCCTACTGTGCTCGGAATGAGTATTGTGAATCTGCTGTTGACTTCATTGCTAGAAGAAGCCGTCTTGCTTTTCTTGACACTGATGCAGCGGGCCGAGCATTGCCTCGCGTAGTTGAGATCCTGGCTGATGAGCACAACTGGGATAAGACACGGCGAAAGCAGGAACTGCAGAATGCCAGGGCCTTCCTTGAAACCTTCAAATCCTCAAAAAATGCACAGTTTCGTGATGGAAAGCATACGGGTTACTAA
- the LOC116253630 gene encoding lactoylglutathione lyase yields MTSLGIVSLSSLSLSRSSSFVERFCRCPPTSSFLRPILLLPASPEKKFRFFRPFCSMATGPKEAASNNPGLQEEPDEATKGYIMQQTMFRIKDPKVSLDFYSRVLGMKLLKRLDFPEMKFSLYFMGYEDTLVAPTDPAQRTVWTFSKKATIELTHNWGTESDPEFKGYHNGNTEPRGFGHIGITVDDTYKACERFESLGVEFVKKPDDGKMKGLAFIKDPDGYWIEIFDLKRIGITTSEAA; encoded by the exons ATGACCTCCTTGGGCAttgtttctttgtcttctttgtCGCTGTCACGTTCTTCTTCCTTTGTTGAACGCTTCTGCCGGTGCCCACCAACATCTTCCTTCCTCCGGCCGATCCTCCTCCTTCCAGCCTCTCCAGAGAAG AAGTTCCGATTTTTTCGACCGTTTTGCTCGATGGCGACTGGCCCCAAGGAAGCTGCTAGCAACAACCCAGGTCTTCAGGAGGAGCCTGATGAAGCCACCAAGGGATACATCATGCAGCAGACT ATGTTCCGAATCAAGGACCCGAAAGTTAGCTTGGACTTCTACTCTCGCGTTCTGGGGATGAA GTTACTTAAGCGATTGGACTTTCCAGAGATGAAGTTCAGTTTATACTTTATGGGATATGAA GATACCTTGGTAGCTCCAACTGATCCGGCACAACGAACGGTCTGGACTTTCAGCAAGAAGGCTACTATTGAACTTACGCA TAATTGGGGCACTGAAAGCGATCCTGAGTTCAAAGGTTACCATAATGGTAACACCGAACCTCGTGGTTTTG GGCACATTGGCATCACTGTGGATGACACTTACAAGGCATGTGAAAGGTTTGAAAGTTTGGGAGTTGAATTCGTGAAAAAACCTGATGATG GAAAGATGAAAGGCTTAGCCTTCATCAAGGATCCTGATGGTTACTGGATTGAAATCTTTGACCTGAAGAGAATTGGAATTACCACGTCTGAAGCCGCTTGA